One stretch of Clupea harengus chromosome 2, Ch_v2.0.2, whole genome shotgun sequence DNA includes these proteins:
- the LOC105904640 gene encoding heat shock 70 kDa protein 12A-like translates to MTTFVVAIDFGTAYSGYCFCVRSNPSAIRAPHWGEGEGVKSLKTPTCILFDEHGAFIDFGYEALMTYKRGGQSKLSFFNHFKMQLYNKNINRDMMINDTGGRPMGAMKVFSESIRYLKVHALDMLSAHADGIIFSASDVTWVLTVPAIWNPAAKQFMREAAIQGGLVTETDSSKLIIALEPEAASVWCKQLPSDGFISEGLDNEILEQKPGTQYIVVDCGGGTVDITVHQVLEGGLLKELHRASGNDMGGGTVDFKFKNVLRDTFGHDLWDKYEKQNPTEVQRMMFDFTTFKCAKKMRDVYIPCHYNLTTSTLKNLNIGSFFKDGQGVSWSDGSIKVSLSKLKEFFKESVEKIVQDIQAILHKPEIHIDHILLVGGYASCKILQNEVKEQFGHQCRILCPVDAQLAVAKGAVLYGVNPKIVASRVSALTYGIAKGVTFDPAIHRVEKRRENKAKYYVYCDDVFHKFVQNGQSVLCDKAEEYMFGTIDYDQTAMNFRFFSTEEPDSMYVDEPGMKKIGQFVVNMPDIREGGNRKVKLEVSFGLTEIQATATDMTSNEQESVRLDFMTQ, encoded by the exons ATGACAACATTTGTAGTTGCCATAGACTTCGGCACAGCCTACAGTGGCTACTGCTTCTGTGTGAGATCCAACCCTTCTGCTATCAGGGCTCCACActggggggaaggagagggtgtTAAGTCACTGAAAACTCCCACCTGCATTTTGTTTGATGAACATGGGGCATTCATCGATTTTGGCTATGAAGCACTGATGACATACAAGAGAGGGGGGCAAAGCAAATTAAGCTTTTTCAATCATTTCAAAATGCAGCTTTACAACAAA AATATCAACAGAGACATGATGATCAACGACACTGGAGGGAGGCCTATGGGGGCTATGAAAGTGTTCTCTGAAAGTATCCGATATCTAAAGGTTCATGCTCTAGACATGTTGTCAGCACACGCGGATGGAATCATATTCAGTGCCTCTGATGTGACCTGGGTGCTGACTGTGCCGGCAATCTGGAATCCTGCAGCCAAACAATTCATGAGAGAAGCAGCAATACAG GGAGGCCTGGTCACTGAGACAGACTCATCAAAGCTCATCATCGCGCTAGAGCCAGAGGCAGCCTCAGTGTGGTGCAAGCAGCTCCCCAGTGATGGCTTCATCTCAGAGGGACTTGACAACGAAATACTGGAGCAAAAACCTGGAACACAGTACATTGTTGTTGATTGTGGAG GTGGAACAGTTGACATTACTGTGCACCAGGTCTTGGAAGGAGGGCTCCTGAAGGAATTACACAGAGCTTCGGGTAACGATATGGGTGGTGGAACTGTTGATTTTAAGTTCAAAAATGTCCTCAGAGACACCTTTGGCCATGATCTCTGGGAcaaatatgaaaaacaaaacccCACTGAAGTGCAGAGAATGATGTTTGATTTCACTACATTTAAATGTGCCAAAAAGATGAGGGATGTTTACATTCCTTGCCATTACAACTTGACCACTTCAACATTGAAGAATCTAAACATTGGCAGCTTCTTTAAAGATGGTCAGGGAGTCTCATGGTCAGATGGCTCTATCAAAGTTAGCCTTTCAAAGCTAAAAGAATTTTTCAAGGAGAGTGTGGAAAAAATTGTGCAGGACATACAAGCAATCTTACACAAACCAGAGATTCACATAGACCACATTCTCTTAGTAGGGGGCTATGCATCTTGTAAAATCCTTCAGAATGAAGTGAAAGAGCAGTTTGGCCATCAGTGCAGAATCCTCTGTCCTGTGGATGCTCAGCTGGCTGTGGCAAAAGGGGCAGTCCTGTATGGCGTGAACCCCAAGATAGTGGCATCACGAGTCAGTGCTCTGACCTATGGCATTGCAAAAGGTGTCACATTTGACCCAGCAATACACAGGGTAGAGAAGCGGAGAGAAAACAAGGCAAAATACTACGTGTACTGTGACGATGTTTTTCACAAATTTGTCCAAAACGGTCAATCTGTACTCTGTGATAAGGCTGAAGAGTATATGTTTGGTACAATTGATTATGACCAGACTGCTATGAACTTCCGATTTTTCAGCACAGAGGAACCAGATTCAATGTATGTAGATGAGCCTGGAATGAAAAAAATTGGACAGTTCGTTGTCAATATGCCTGATATAAGGGAGGGCGGAAATCGAAAGGTGAAACTTGAGGTTAGTTTTGGATTAACAGAGATCCAAGCTACAGCCACTGACATGACCTCCAACGAACAAGAGTCAGTTAGGCTGGATTTTATGACGCagtga
- the LOC116223144 gene encoding uncharacterized protein LOC116223144 isoform X1 produces MNYQHCVYLGELSEICTEISLRMDEQAEQHQHQVVSDSQNQLVHKVVECKLCLSSQQRMDEQAKQHQHVVSDLQNQLETLKIEKCVANSRSVHSESLNDPCRGSELVTMYRELKTQIWGETKEKMTKLRFEQKQKDRTKELIKEIFEKGKKDVLLKRQEKDRMLKQISGIPNTVQENISPYIQSSMDNLKMFFFLHFQDIKNTSDFKTFVKEEYQCPHEVLHELYVHCYFVSRLMELHDPPIELCWDSPGVDVFPDLLGMNVSH; encoded by the exons ATGAACTATCAACACTGTGTGTACCTTGGGGAACTTTCGGAAATTTGTACTGAAATTTCCCTGAG AATGGATGAACAAGCTgagcaacatcaacatcaagtGGTCTCTGATTCACA GAACCAGCTGGTGCACAAGGTTGTGGAGTGTAAATTATGCCTTTCCTCGCAACAGAG AATGGATGAACAAGCTAAACAACATCAACACGTGGTCTCTGATTTACA GAACCAGCTGGAAACTTTGAAAATTGAGAAATGTGTTGCAAACAG CAGGTCAGTGCACTCTGAAAGTCTCAATGATCCATGCAGAGGATCAGAGCTTGTCACCATGTACAGAGAACTTAAAACTCAAATCTggggagagacaaaagaaaagatGACCAAGCTTAGatttgaacaaaaacaaaaagataggACTAAGGAATTGATAAAG GAAATCtttgagaaaggaaaaaaagatgtgCTTTTAAAGAGACAGGAGAAGGACAGAATGTTAAAGCAGATCAGTGGAATTCCTAACACTGTTCAAGAGAAT ATTTCACCCTACATCCAGTCTTCCATGGACAATCTGAAGATGTTCTTCTTCCTGCATTTCCAAGACATCAAAAATACCTCTGATTTCAAAACGTTTGTCAAG GAGGAATACCAATGTCCCCATGAGGTCCTCCATGAGCTCTACGTCCACTGTTACTTTGTGAGCCGTTTGATGGAACTTCACGACCCTCCCATTGAACTCTGCTGGGACAGCCCTGGTGTCGATGTATTCCCTGATCTATTAGGAATGAACGTGTCCCACTGA
- the LOC116223144 gene encoding uncharacterized protein LOC116223144 isoform X4: protein MNYQHCVYLGELSEICTEISLRMDEQAEQHQHQVVSDSQNQLVHKVVECKLCLSSQQRNQLETLKIEKCVANRSVHSESLNDPCRGSELVTMYRELKTQIWGETKEKMTKLRFEQKQKDRTKELIKEIFEKGKKDVLLKRQEKDRMLKQISGIPNTVQENISPYIQSSMDNLKMFFFLHFQDIKNTSDFKTFVKEEYQCPHEVLHELYVHCYFVSRLMELHDPPIELCWDSPGVDVFPDLLGMNVSH from the exons ATGAACTATCAACACTGTGTGTACCTTGGGGAACTTTCGGAAATTTGTACTGAAATTTCCCTGAG AATGGATGAACAAGCTgagcaacatcaacatcaagtGGTCTCTGATTCACA GAACCAGCTGGTGCACAAGGTTGTGGAGTGTAAATTATGCCTTTCCTCGCAACAGAG GAACCAGCTGGAAACTTTGAAAATTGAGAAATGTGTTGCAAACAG GTCAGTGCACTCTGAAAGTCTCAATGATCCATGCAGAGGATCAGAGCTTGTCACCATGTACAGAGAACTTAAAACTCAAATCTggggagagacaaaagaaaagatGACCAAGCTTAGatttgaacaaaaacaaaaagataggACTAAGGAATTGATAAAG GAAATCtttgagaaaggaaaaaaagatgtgCTTTTAAAGAGACAGGAGAAGGACAGAATGTTAAAGCAGATCAGTGGAATTCCTAACACTGTTCAAGAGAAT ATTTCACCCTACATCCAGTCTTCCATGGACAATCTGAAGATGTTCTTCTTCCTGCATTTCCAAGACATCAAAAATACCTCTGATTTCAAAACGTTTGTCAAG GAGGAATACCAATGTCCCCATGAGGTCCTCCATGAGCTCTACGTCCACTGTTACTTTGTGAGCCGTTTGATGGAACTTCACGACCCTCCCATTGAACTCTGCTGGGACAGCCCTGGTGTCGATGTATTCCCTGATCTATTAGGAATGAACGTGTCCCACTGA
- the LOC116223144 gene encoding uncharacterized protein LOC116223144 isoform X2: MNYQHCVYLGELSEICTEISLRMDEQAEQHQHQVVSDSQNQLVHKVVECKLCLSSQQRMDEQAKQHQHVVSDLQNQLETLKIEKCVANRSVHSESLNDPCRGSELVTMYRELKTQIWGETKEKMTKLRFEQKQKDRTKELIKEIFEKGKKDVLLKRQEKDRMLKQISGIPNTVQENISPYIQSSMDNLKMFFFLHFQDIKNTSDFKTFVKEEYQCPHEVLHELYVHCYFVSRLMELHDPPIELCWDSPGVDVFPDLLGMNVSH, from the exons ATGAACTATCAACACTGTGTGTACCTTGGGGAACTTTCGGAAATTTGTACTGAAATTTCCCTGAG AATGGATGAACAAGCTgagcaacatcaacatcaagtGGTCTCTGATTCACA GAACCAGCTGGTGCACAAGGTTGTGGAGTGTAAATTATGCCTTTCCTCGCAACAGAG AATGGATGAACAAGCTAAACAACATCAACACGTGGTCTCTGATTTACA GAACCAGCTGGAAACTTTGAAAATTGAGAAATGTGTTGCAAACAG GTCAGTGCACTCTGAAAGTCTCAATGATCCATGCAGAGGATCAGAGCTTGTCACCATGTACAGAGAACTTAAAACTCAAATCTggggagagacaaaagaaaagatGACCAAGCTTAGatttgaacaaaaacaaaaagataggACTAAGGAATTGATAAAG GAAATCtttgagaaaggaaaaaaagatgtgCTTTTAAAGAGACAGGAGAAGGACAGAATGTTAAAGCAGATCAGTGGAATTCCTAACACTGTTCAAGAGAAT ATTTCACCCTACATCCAGTCTTCCATGGACAATCTGAAGATGTTCTTCTTCCTGCATTTCCAAGACATCAAAAATACCTCTGATTTCAAAACGTTTGTCAAG GAGGAATACCAATGTCCCCATGAGGTCCTCCATGAGCTCTACGTCCACTGTTACTTTGTGAGCCGTTTGATGGAACTTCACGACCCTCCCATTGAACTCTGCTGGGACAGCCCTGGTGTCGATGTATTCCCTGATCTATTAGGAATGAACGTGTCCCACTGA
- the LOC116223144 gene encoding uncharacterized protein LOC116223144 isoform X3: MNYQHCVYLGELSEICTEISLRMDEQAEQHQHQVVSDSQNQLVHKVVECKLCLSSQQRNQLETLKIEKCVANSRSVHSESLNDPCRGSELVTMYRELKTQIWGETKEKMTKLRFEQKQKDRTKELIKEIFEKGKKDVLLKRQEKDRMLKQISGIPNTVQENISPYIQSSMDNLKMFFFLHFQDIKNTSDFKTFVKEEYQCPHEVLHELYVHCYFVSRLMELHDPPIELCWDSPGVDVFPDLLGMNVSH; the protein is encoded by the exons ATGAACTATCAACACTGTGTGTACCTTGGGGAACTTTCGGAAATTTGTACTGAAATTTCCCTGAG AATGGATGAACAAGCTgagcaacatcaacatcaagtGGTCTCTGATTCACA GAACCAGCTGGTGCACAAGGTTGTGGAGTGTAAATTATGCCTTTCCTCGCAACAGAG GAACCAGCTGGAAACTTTGAAAATTGAGAAATGTGTTGCAAACAG CAGGTCAGTGCACTCTGAAAGTCTCAATGATCCATGCAGAGGATCAGAGCTTGTCACCATGTACAGAGAACTTAAAACTCAAATCTggggagagacaaaagaaaagatGACCAAGCTTAGatttgaacaaaaacaaaaagataggACTAAGGAATTGATAAAG GAAATCtttgagaaaggaaaaaaagatgtgCTTTTAAAGAGACAGGAGAAGGACAGAATGTTAAAGCAGATCAGTGGAATTCCTAACACTGTTCAAGAGAAT ATTTCACCCTACATCCAGTCTTCCATGGACAATCTGAAGATGTTCTTCTTCCTGCATTTCCAAGACATCAAAAATACCTCTGATTTCAAAACGTTTGTCAAG GAGGAATACCAATGTCCCCATGAGGTCCTCCATGAGCTCTACGTCCACTGTTACTTTGTGAGCCGTTTGATGGAACTTCACGACCCTCCCATTGAACTCTGCTGGGACAGCCCTGGTGTCGATGTATTCCCTGATCTATTAGGAATGAACGTGTCCCACTGA
- the LOC116223144 gene encoding uncharacterized protein LOC116223144 isoform X5, producing MNQLVHKVVECKLCLSSQQRMDEQAKQHQHVVSDLQNQLETLKIEKCVANSRSVHSESLNDPCRGSELVTMYRELKTQIWGETKEKMTKLRFEQKQKDRTKELIKEIFEKGKKDVLLKRQEKDRMLKQISGIPNTVQENISPYIQSSMDNLKMFFFLHFQDIKNTSDFKTFVKEEYQCPHEVLHELYVHCYFVSRLMELHDPPIELCWDSPGVDVFPDLLGMNVSH from the exons at GAACCAGCTGGTGCACAAGGTTGTGGAGTGTAAATTATGCCTTTCCTCGCAACAGAG AATGGATGAACAAGCTAAACAACATCAACACGTGGTCTCTGATTTACA GAACCAGCTGGAAACTTTGAAAATTGAGAAATGTGTTGCAAACAG CAGGTCAGTGCACTCTGAAAGTCTCAATGATCCATGCAGAGGATCAGAGCTTGTCACCATGTACAGAGAACTTAAAACTCAAATCTggggagagacaaaagaaaagatGACCAAGCTTAGatttgaacaaaaacaaaaagataggACTAAGGAATTGATAAAG GAAATCtttgagaaaggaaaaaaagatgtgCTTTTAAAGAGACAGGAGAAGGACAGAATGTTAAAGCAGATCAGTGGAATTCCTAACACTGTTCAAGAGAAT ATTTCACCCTACATCCAGTCTTCCATGGACAATCTGAAGATGTTCTTCTTCCTGCATTTCCAAGACATCAAAAATACCTCTGATTTCAAAACGTTTGTCAAG GAGGAATACCAATGTCCCCATGAGGTCCTCCATGAGCTCTACGTCCACTGTTACTTTGTGAGCCGTTTGATGGAACTTCACGACCCTCCCATTGAACTCTGCTGGGACAGCCCTGGTGTCGATGTATTCCCTGATCTATTAGGAATGAACGTGTCCCACTGA